The nucleotide window CGGGAGCCGCGGCGGCGTCGGTCTCCTCGGCGGGACGCCGGACGGCGACGTCGAGACCCAGACGAACCGCCCGGACGACGCCGCGACAGGGCAGCCGGGCGAGACGAGCCGCTCCGGGACGAGCGGTCAGTCGGGAGCCGACGGCCGCTCCGGTCTCGGTTCGGCGGGCGTGAGCGACGGCGGCAGCGCCGACACCGATATCTCTTCGCCGCTCGACGATACCGGCCCGACCGACGCCCCGTCGTCGCCGGCGACGCCCGACGCCGCGCCCTCGCCCGGTTCCCCCGCCGCGCGCGACGGACCGGGCGACGCCTACTGCGGCAACTGCGCGCAGTTCGACTACGTCCGCACCGACGACGGGATGCGCCCCTACTGCGCGCACTACGACGAGCTCATGGACGACATGGAGGCCTGCGACTCCTGGACGCCGCGCTAACTGACGGCCCCCGTTTCGCCCTACAGATCGGTCGGCCTCGCTCCGCCTCGCGGACGCCTCTCCTCACACTGGGTCCGCCGACGGCAGCTGCGACTCCGCGACCGCGAACGTGAGCGTGCTCAACACGCCGATGAGCGTCCCCGCCGCGAGCGCCATCGCCAGCTCCGAGAGTCCGAGCGCCGTCACGCCCGGCGCGTCCGGGAGGAAGAACCCGGAGACCGCGAACAGTACGACGGCGATGGACACCACGTAGAAGGGCGCGTTCAGGTAGCGCCACCGAAACCGCCCGGCGAGGTACTCGTCGGTTATCTGACCGAGACTGGAGGTGACGCCGGCGACGCTGAGCCACTGGACGAACCCGTGGACGAACGCGGCGAGGGCGGTGCCGCCGGCGAGCGACCCGCCCTGAACGCCGCGGACGGCGTCGACCGTGTCGATCCCCTGAACCCCGCCGACGACGATCAGCGCGAGCGCGACGACGTACGTGACGAGGGTCACGCGGCCCGTGTAGAGGACGTTGCGGACGCTCTCGGCCGCGCCGTCGACGGTCTCTTCGAGTCCCAGCCCGCGGAACAGCGAGTAGAGACCGACCGCGCCGGATAAGATTCCGAGCACCGCCGCGCCGGCGACGTCGAAGAGGTTCGCGACGACGACGAGCGGGTAGATCAGTAGGAGGACGCCCAGCGGGATGAGGATCGTTCCGCGGGTCTCCGGGTCGGCCAGCACCTGCTTGATCGTGTAGTAGAGCGATTCGAGGTCCTGCGCCTGCCGGACGACGACGCGTCGCATCCCGTCGATCGGCATCCGCGAGCGGATCACGGGGAGGACGGACTCGTCTTGCGCCCCGTCGGTGATCACGACCGCCGAGACCTCCTCACCGGTCGACAGCTCGGCGAGGACGCGGTCGACCTCTTGGCCCACGGCGCGGTTCGCCTTCACGTCGGGACCGTCGACGCCGGTGACGGCCGCGACCTCGACGACCTCGCCCTCGGCGGCCAGCTCGTCGTGGACGTTCACGCCCTGAAAGAGCACGTTGACGTCGGAGTCCTCGGGGTCGGCGGTCGCGAGCGCGACCGCGGCCTCGGTGACGTCCTCGTCGCCGATGACGGGGGTGGGGATCCCCGTCTTCCGGCCGAGGTCGTCGTCGAGGTCGACACAGAGGACGAGCAGCATCATCCCGGGCTACGCGAGGGGTCGGGATATGTTTTCGGCTCGCGACGGCGCGCCCCTCGCGGGCGCGACCCGGTCGAGCCGAGAGTCGGGGGCGGCGGCGACCCGTCAGTCCGACTCGTGTTCGATCCCGTTCATCATGAGCCGGACGTTCTCGCCGTCGCTGAACGCGGCCGGATACGCCGCGAGCGGGAGGACGAAGTCGTCGTCGACCGAGACGGGCTCGCCGATGTGAAGCTCCAGTTCGGTGCTCGCGCCGGTGCCTTCGATCTCGCCTTGCGCCGTGTACACGACCACGTCGGCGTCGCTTTCGAGGACGGTCGTCGTGTACTCCGACCCGCGCTCTAAGTCGCCGACGTTCTCGAAGCGGTTCAGGATGATCTCGGCCCGCTCACGCGTGCTGAACTCGGCGACGGGGTTGAGCGCCTGCCCGAGTACCTCGATCCGCGGCGTCGTCACCGC belongs to Halorubrum sp. DM2 and includes:
- a CDS encoding DUF373 family protein, with amino-acid sequence MLLVLCVDLDDDLGRKTGIPTPVIGDEDVTEAAVALATADPEDSDVNVLFQGVNVHDELAAEGEVVEVAAVTGVDGPDVKANRAVGQEVDRVLAELSTGEEVSAVVITDGAQDESVLPVIRSRMPIDGMRRVVVRQAQDLESLYYTIKQVLADPETRGTILIPLGVLLLIYPLVVVANLFDVAGAAVLGILSGAVGLYSLFRGLGLEETVDGAAESVRNVLYTGRVTLVTYVVALALIVVGGVQGIDTVDAVRGVQGGSLAGGTALAAFVHGFVQWLSVAGVTSSLGQITDEYLAGRFRWRYLNAPFYVVSIAVVLFAVSGFFLPDAPGVTALGLSELAMALAAGTLIGVLSTLTFAVAESQLPSADPV